In one window of Ruminococcus albus AD2013 DNA:
- a CDS encoding TPM domain-containing protein — protein sequence MKKIFAALAAAAVMVISAIPAFASIPEEFASTRTIPAERLKPRLVDDADIIPELAESALLKKLDRISEEYQIDVVIFTCYSLGDRSPQAYADDYYDYNGFGFGQSKDGFVLMLSMEERDRWFSGCGKGIEIFTDYGQQFMWDQILPELKKGDYAEAFDEFADISEDFIKEWQKGTPYDVNHKAKGRLHPGWILGSLIGGAVIGLIVSESIKAQLTSVSMQHGADDYIRKGSFKITVKRDNFLYKNVTRTRIESSSGSSGRSGGTSSHHSSSGHSHSGSGGKF from the coding sequence ATGAAGAAGATTTTTGCAGCCCTTGCGGCAGCAGCAGTAATGGTGATAAGCGCAATACCCGCGTTTGCCTCTATTCCCGAGGAATTCGCCTCTACCCGCACTATCCCCGCGGAAAGGCTCAAGCCTCGTCTTGTAGATGATGCCGATATAATTCCTGAACTTGCAGAATCTGCCCTGCTTAAAAAGCTTGACAGGATAAGCGAGGAGTATCAGATAGACGTTGTGATATTTACCTGCTATTCACTGGGTGACAGAAGTCCTCAGGCTTATGCAGATGATTATTACGATTACAACGGTTTCGGCTTCGGGCAAAGCAAAGATGGCTTTGTGCTGATGCTTTCAATGGAAGAACGTGACCGATGGTTTTCGGGATGCGGTAAGGGCATAGAGATATTTACCGATTATGGTCAGCAGTTTATGTGGGATCAGATACTTCCCGAACTCAAAAAGGGCGACTATGCAGAGGCATTTGATGAATTTGCCGATATCAGTGAGGATTTCATCAAGGAATGGCAGAAAGGCACACCCTATGATGTAAACCACAAGGCAAAGGGCAGGCTTCATCCCGGCTGGATATTAGGTTCTCTGATAGGCGGTGCGGTTATTGGTCTTATCGTATCGGAATCCATAAAAGCACAGCTGACTAGCGTATCCATGCAGCACGGTGCTGACGACTATATACGCAAGGGCAGCTTCAAAATTACTGTTAAGCGCGATAACTTCCTGTACAAAAACGTCACAAGGACACGTATCGAGAGCAGCAGCGGAAGCAGCGGCAGAAGCGGCGGAACATCGTCACACCACAGTTCCTCAGGACACAGCCACAGTGGTTCGGGCGGAAAATTCTAA
- a CDS encoding DUF3169 family protein, whose protein sequence is MKKSKTLNVVLKVACVVLVMYFLGYAVGRMAGKATKGVDFREIFRVNEKYAAIVLTVLHAVIVIGGLITAFAKMISAKKAAEKWDGDDEDYIDSVESTLDHANIIGSTDMIFNTMLLASAVYFLEKSRVSAALFTLVTVVFLLGMAGALLLTDRCVDLVKKLNPEKQGSVFDPKFEKKWLDSCDEAQKQLIWQAGFTAYRAGNVACLFMWFLAFVLQTILHYGLIPIICIGVIWLTMNTAYCVTAYKLEHKH, encoded by the coding sequence ATGAAAAAGAGTAAGACACTGAATGTGGTTCTGAAAGTTGCGTGTGTTGTACTGGTGATGTATTTTTTGGGTTACGCTGTCGGAAGAATGGCGGGAAAAGCCACCAAGGGAGTGGATTTCAGGGAAATATTCAGGGTAAACGAAAAGTACGCCGCGATAGTATTGACTGTTCTGCACGCTGTAATAGTAATAGGCGGACTTATCACTGCTTTTGCGAAAATGATATCAGCAAAAAAAGCCGCCGAAAAGTGGGACGGCGACGATGAAGACTATATCGACAGTGTGGAAAGCACCCTTGACCATGCTAATATCATCGGTTCCACCGACATGATATTCAATACCATGCTTTTAGCAAGTGCAGTATATTTCCTGGAAAAGTCAAGGGTATCTGCAGCGCTGTTTACATTGGTCACAGTGGTATTCCTGCTGGGTATGGCAGGTGCCCTTTTACTGACTGACAGATGTGTGGACCTCGTCAAAAAGCTGAATCCCGAAAAACAAGGTTCGGTATTTGACCCCAAATTTGAGAAAAAATGGCTCGACAGCTGTGACGAAGCCCAGAAACAGCTGATATGGCAGGCAGGATTCACCGCATACAGGGCGGGAAATGTCGCTTGTTTGTTCATGTGGTTCCTGGCTTTTGTACTTCAGACGATACTGCACTACGGGCTTATCCCAATAATATGCATAGGTGTCATATGGCTGACAATGAACACCGCATACTGCGTTACGGCGTATAAGCTTGAACATAAGCACTGA
- a CDS encoding helix-turn-helix transcriptional regulator, whose product MPLYNHLKEMRARLGVNQAEMGKLAGTSRQTISQIERGDYSPSVTLALKLAKICKVSVEDIFEYEEDENEKE is encoded by the coding sequence ATGCCGCTTTACAATCATTTAAAAGAGATGCGTGCCCGTCTTGGGGTAAATCAGGCTGAGATGGGCAAGCTGGCAGGTACTTCCCGACAGACTATCAGCCAGATAGAACGGGGAGATTATTCGCCGTCGGTCACGCTGGCGCTGAAACTGGCGAAGATATGCAAGGTAAGTGTAGAAGATATTTTTGAATATGAGGAGGACGAAAATGAAAAAGAGTAA
- a CDS encoding AraC family transcriptional regulator, whose translation MFFDDYPIVGTETRLPIYIITIGQNEYQSHVSRPEGFRYPQIIYCTKGSGMLNVGGASYRISPNMGFFLPAETPHEYYTTGDLWDTRWITAGGYGYDRMLKEFGMTEPRVFRLSDINVLEEGFMKMHEALRSDTIFGNYRASGLLYNFLIDFYRVVSGEYEGSEPSGPLVKAIEYINRNYPEKITLEQLCDVSGVSKQHLCRLFRKSLNCRPTEYVAKRRIREAKTLLANTEKPIEQIAVETGFCTPGYLCELFKRYEEITPGEYRKEFTRD comes from the coding sequence ATGTTCTTTGACGATTACCCTATCGTAGGCACCGAGACACGTTTGCCTATATACATAATAACCATCGGACAGAATGAATATCAGTCCCACGTAAGCAGACCCGAGGGCTTCCGCTACCCGCAGATAATCTACTGCACAAAGGGCAGCGGTATGCTGAACGTAGGCGGCGCAAGCTACCGCATATCCCCTAATATGGGATTTTTCCTGCCTGCTGAAACGCCGCATGAATACTATACCACAGGTGATCTTTGGGATACCCGCTGGATAACCGCAGGGGGCTACGGCTATGACCGTATGCTGAAAGAATTCGGCATGACAGAACCCCGCGTGTTCAGGCTTAGCGATATTAATGTGCTGGAAGAAGGCTTTATGAAGATGCATGAGGCGCTCCGCAGTGATACGATATTTGGTAATTATCGCGCATCGGGACTGCTTTATAACTTCCTTATAGATTTTTACAGGGTAGTATCAGGCGAGTACGAGGGCAGCGAACCCTCGGGACCGCTGGTAAAGGCTATCGAGTACATAAACCGCAATTATCCCGAAAAGATAACGCTGGAACAGCTTTGCGATGTATCCGGTGTCAGCAAACAGCATCTGTGCAGGCTTTTCAGAAAGTCCCTTAACTGCCGTCCTACTGAATATGTGGCAAAACGCCGTATACGCGAGGCTAAGACGCTTCTTGCAAATACGGAGAAGCCTATCGAACAGATAGCTGTGGAAACAGGCTTCTGCACCCCCGGATACCTGTGCGAACTTTTCAAGAGGTATGAAGAGATAACTCCCGGCGAGTATCGCAAGGAATTTACAAGGGATTAG
- a CDS encoding ABC transporter permease: MINLMKADLYRIVKTKGFIIFWLISIMVSMTSIALHEPGGILLGGDFDLNGAQKLDIKQTAMNLLYYFLLIMPVFGIITAEFTEHTIKNTITSAVSKGRFYVAKTLFAIVYCLSCFLGANYIFYFVNRAVNGSKYSSSLGEFSKVLFGQFPVFVAIVSLFIFLAFFFKKGAAFNSIVIISPLVYSVILSILCDIDSAQKITEKLVKFEVSTMIGNLALGCSQSYRTDCYIVSAAVTVISCVLGYITWKNREV; the protein is encoded by the coding sequence ATGATAAATCTTATGAAAGCGGATCTTTACCGCATAGTAAAGACAAAGGGCTTCATCATATTCTGGCTGATATCTATAATGGTCTCAATGACGTCCATAGCCTTGCATGAGCCCGGCGGCATACTTCTGGGCGGAGATTTCGACCTGAACGGTGCTCAGAAGCTGGATATCAAGCAGACAGCCATGAACCTTCTGTACTACTTTCTGCTTATAATGCCTGTTTTCGGAATAATCACTGCGGAATTCACCGAGCATACCATCAAAAACACCATAACCTCAGCCGTCAGCAAGGGCAGGTTCTATGTCGCTAAGACCCTGTTTGCTATTGTTTACTGCCTGAGCTGTTTCCTCGGTGCGAACTACATATTCTATTTCGTAAACCGCGCTGTCAACGGCAGCAAGTACAGTTCGTCCCTCGGTGAATTTTCAAAAGTCCTTTTCGGACAGTTCCCTGTTTTTGTGGCGATAGTATCCTTGTTCATTTTCCTTGCTTTCTTCTTCAAAAAGGGTGCTGCATTCAACTCCATTGTGATAATCTCACCTCTGGTGTATTCAGTTATCCTGTCAATACTCTGTGATATAGATAGTGCGCAGAAGATCACCGAAAAATTGGTAAAATTCGAGGTCAGCACCATGATAGGCAACCTTGCTTTAGGCTGTTCGCAAAGCTACCGCACCGACTGCTACATAGTATCCGCAGCCGTGACCGTGATATCATGTGTGCTTGGATATATCACCTGGAAAAACAGAGAAGTCTGA
- a CDS encoding SPFH domain-containing protein produces MGLIAAAIGAAAGTMADQWKEYFYCEALPDEVLMVKGQKVITNRGQNKKGSDNIITAGSGIAVADGQTMIIVEDGAIIEVCNRPGRYTFELGTPSLFADGKLGQKIKQTFQQIGQRITYGGDPGKDQRVYYFNTKQISNNLFGTPEVVPFRVVDSKIGLDVDVSIKCSGMYTFQIVDPLLFYTNICGNQASEYRKETIAPRMKAEFIDALTPAFSTLSDMEIRPNQIAGKKTELKNAVNTALADSWGKNMGIEVIEVAIKALNLPKEDQEMIKQAQQESQKLFMEGRRMSMYADPTMAAGGLVAAQGDAMRAAGSNAAGAMTGFMGVNMAQQAGGMNAQQLFAMGQQQAQAAAPSADSWTCSCGTSNTGKFCQNCGAAKPAPAEVNGWTCSCGTVNQGKFCQNCGAPKPAGAKVYKCDKCGWTPADPSNPPKFCPECGDVFDDNDATT; encoded by the coding sequence ATGGGACTTATTGCAGCAGCCATCGGCGCAGCAGCCGGCACAATGGCAGATCAGTGGAAGGAATATTTTTACTGTGAGGCACTCCCTGATGAAGTGCTGATGGTAAAAGGACAGAAAGTCATTACAAACAGAGGACAGAATAAAAAGGGCAGTGATAATATCATCACCGCAGGTTCTGGCATCGCAGTAGCTGACGGACAGACAATGATAATCGTTGAAGACGGCGCTATCATCGAAGTCTGCAACCGCCCCGGCAGATATACTTTTGAACTGGGCACACCATCACTGTTTGCTGACGGTAAGCTTGGTCAGAAGATCAAGCAGACATTCCAGCAGATCGGTCAGCGTATAACCTACGGCGGCGATCCCGGAAAGGACCAGAGAGTTTACTACTTCAATACCAAGCAGATCTCCAACAACCTCTTCGGCACTCCCGAGGTAGTACCTTTCAGAGTTGTTGACTCCAAGATCGGTCTTGACGTTGATGTTTCCATCAAGTGCAGCGGTATGTACACATTCCAGATAGTTGACCCCCTGCTGTTCTACACAAATATCTGCGGCAATCAGGCAAGCGAATACAGAAAAGAGACTATCGCTCCCAGAATGAAGGCTGAATTCATCGATGCGCTGACTCCTGCATTCTCCACCCTTTCGGATATGGAGATAAGACCCAACCAGATCGCAGGCAAGAAGACCGAGCTGAAGAACGCAGTAAATACCGCTCTTGCTGATTCATGGGGCAAGAATATGGGTATCGAGGTTATCGAAGTTGCCATCAAGGCTCTCAACCTGCCCAAGGAAGATCAGGAAATGATAAAGCAGGCTCAGCAGGAAAGCCAGAAGCTCTTCATGGAAGGCAGACGTATGAGTATGTACGCAGATCCTACCATGGCAGCAGGCGGACTTGTTGCAGCACAGGGCGATGCTATGCGTGCGGCAGGCAGCAATGCAGCAGGCGCTATGACAGGCTTTATGGGCGTAAATATGGCTCAGCAGGCTGGCGGCATGAATGCTCAGCAGCTATTCGCTATGGGTCAGCAGCAGGCACAGGCAGCAGCTCCCTCAGCTGACAGCTGGACTTGCTCCTGCGGTACATCAAATACAGGTAAATTCTGCCAGAACTGCGGCGCAGCCAAGCCCGCTCCCGCAGAAGTCAACGGCTGGACCTGCTCATGCGGTACAGTAAATCAGGGCAAATTCTGCCAGAACTGCGGTGCACCCAAGCCCGCAGGCGCTAAGGTATATAAGTGCGACAAGTGCGGCTGGACTCCTGCGGATCCTTCCAATCCTCCCAAGTTCTGTCCCGAGTGCGGCGACGTATTCGATGATAACGACGCAACTACCTGA
- a CDS encoding sensor histidine kinase — protein sequence MTAAVIILSVILAVVTALFMLEKKELANIAKQLAELRNQDTNRLINGENGMADKLIVEINSMLKEIRETKAEYKKKNHSLEQMITNVSHDLRTPLTSAMGYIDLIQHSDLSEEEKRRELAIIENRLIRLQELINSFFELWKIISCGKSPERSNIDIVAVLEEAIVHYYDDYCGRDRQIVFNCTQRKRMVSSNRNMLLRIFDNLIGNALKHGEGDLTITVIESDELRITFENVPISQDIDTEHIFDEFYTTDISRTKGNTGLGLAIAKQFTEMLDGTISAALSNGKFILTVTMQ from the coding sequence ATGACAGCGGCAGTTATAATTTTATCGGTGATACTTGCTGTCGTGACGGCGCTTTTTATGCTTGAAAAGAAAGAGCTGGCTAACATAGCAAAACAGCTCGCCGAGCTGAGAAATCAGGACACGAACCGCCTTATCAACGGCGAAAACGGCATGGCAGATAAGCTTATCGTTGAGATAAACTCCATGCTGAAAGAGATACGCGAGACAAAGGCTGAATACAAAAAGAAAAATCACTCTCTTGAGCAGATGATAACCAATGTATCCCACGACCTGCGCACACCGCTGACCTCTGCCATGGGTTATATCGACCTGATACAGCATTCGGATCTATCCGAGGAAGAAAAAAGACGGGAGCTCGCCATAATCGAAAACCGCCTTATCAGACTTCAGGAGCTGATAAACTCATTCTTCGAGCTGTGGAAGATAATCTCCTGCGGCAAAAGTCCCGAAAGATCAAACATTGATATCGTAGCCGTACTTGAAGAAGCAATAGTACATTACTACGATGACTACTGCGGCAGGGACAGGCAGATAGTATTCAACTGCACACAGCGCAAACGAATGGTATCATCAAACAGGAATATGCTGCTGCGAATTTTCGATAACCTCATCGGCAACGCCCTGAAACACGGCGAAGGCGACCTGACCATCACCGTGATCGAAAGCGATGAACTGCGTATAACCTTTGAGAACGTTCCTATCTCTCAGGATATCGACACCGAACATATCTTCGATGAATTCTACACTACCGATATCTCCCGCACCAAGGGCAACACAGGACTCGGGCTTGCGATAGCCAAGCAGTTTACCGAAATGCTGGACGGGACTATCTCCGCTGCGCTTTCAAACGGCAAATTCATACTGACTGTTACTATGCAGTGA
- a CDS encoding ATP-binding cassette domain-containing protein has protein sequence MREIVLQTKKLTKSYGRSTALDHADMTVYKGDIYGLIGRNGAGKTTMMKVVSGLTAPTNGEYSLFGKTGLAAENEKRRIGCLIENPAFFGNMTAYQNLRYYCYQKGIADRRQIDEVLDLVKLSDARNKKFKTFSLGMKQRLGIAFAVLDNPDIVILDEPINGLDPIGISELRDTFRRLSHERGMTLIISSHILSELYAVANRFLFIDSGKVLKEVSRSELDLECSRCITLGTDDTAKASTILERNLGITDYKVIDNHEIRIYDENAKSNIVNRTLVQNDVDVMKIHESGVSLEDYFKQLVGEVKS, from the coding sequence ATGCGAGAGATCGTACTTCAGACAAAGAAGCTTACAAAAAGCTACGGAAGATCCACTGCCCTCGACCATGCTGATATGACTGTATACAAAGGAGATATCTACGGTCTTATCGGCAGGAACGGTGCAGGCAAGACAACTATGATGAAAGTGGTTTCTGGTCTTACCGCCCCTACAAACGGCGAGTATTCCCTGTTCGGAAAAACAGGTCTTGCGGCGGAAAACGAAAAGCGGCGCATAGGCTGTCTTATTGAAAATCCTGCATTTTTCGGGAATATGACAGCTTACCAGAACCTGCGCTACTACTGCTATCAGAAAGGCATAGCTGACCGCAGGCAGATAGACGAAGTGCTTGACCTTGTAAAACTGAGCGACGCCAGGAACAAAAAGTTCAAGACCTTTTCACTGGGTATGAAGCAGAGGCTGGGCATAGCCTTTGCTGTACTGGATAATCCCGATATAGTCATACTTGATGAACCGATAAACGGTCTTGACCCCATAGGCATCAGCGAACTGCGTGATACTTTCCGCAGGCTTTCACACGAAAGGGGCATGACGCTGATAATATCCAGCCATATCCTTTCGGAACTCTATGCGGTGGCTAACAGATTCCTGTTCATCGACAGCGGAAAAGTCCTGAAAGAGGTATCAAGATCCGAACTGGACCTTGAATGTAGCAGATGTATAACACTGGGTACAGACGATACCGCAAAAGCTTCGACTATACTTGAAAGAAATCTGGGCATCACTGATTATAAGGTGATAGACAACCATGAGATAAGGATATACGACGAGAATGCAAAGTCCAATATCGTTAACAGGACACTGGTGCAGAACGATGTGGATGTAATGAAGATACATGAATCAGGCGTTTCGCTGGAGGATTATTTCAAGCAGCTGGTCGGGGAGGTGAAGTCATGA